From one Marinobacter sp. LV10MA510-1 genomic stretch:
- the nuoJ gene encoding NADH-quinone oxidoreductase subunit J: MEYAFYLSGLVAVLATVGVISNTNPVHGVLYLVVSLLAVAMVFFALGAPFAGALEIIVYAGAIMVLFVFVVMMLNLGEAAVAQERIWLQPRTWLGPSLLAAVLLLTLIDILWRGDAGMLIQGDVLSAKQVGTILFGPWLLVVELSALLLLAALVTASHVGRLRQPRSDSKIGKEAP, translated from the coding sequence ATGGAATACGCATTTTACCTGAGCGGTTTGGTCGCGGTGCTGGCGACTGTGGGGGTTATCAGCAATACCAACCCGGTGCATGGGGTGCTGTATCTGGTGGTGTCATTGCTGGCGGTGGCCATGGTGTTCTTTGCCCTGGGTGCGCCCTTCGCCGGAGCGCTTGAGATTATCGTCTACGCCGGAGCGATCATGGTGCTGTTCGTCTTTGTGGTGATGATGCTTAACCTGGGCGAGGCGGCGGTCGCTCAGGAGCGCATTTGGCTGCAACCGCGCACGTGGCTGGGGCCATCGCTGCTCGCGGCCGTATTGCTGCTGACATTGATCGACATACTGTGGCGCGGTGATGCGGGCATGCTGATTCAAGGCGATGTGCTGAGTGCCAAACAGGTGGGCACGATTTTGTTCGGCCCTTGGCTGCTGGTAGTGGAACTCAGCGCTTTGCTGCTGCTGGCAGCGCTGGTCACGGCCTCTCATGTCGGACGTTTACGCCAGCCAAGGTCGGATTCAAAAATTGGCAAGGAGGCTCCATGA
- the nuoG gene encoding NADH-quinone oxidoreductase subunit NuoG, whose product MATIHVDGKAYEVDGADNLLHACLSLGLDIPYFCWHPAMDSIGACRQCAVKQYKDKDDTQGKLVMSCMTPSTDNSWISIADEEAKTFRSEVVEWLMTYHPHDCPVCEEGGHCHLQDVTVMTGHSRRSYSFRKRTHRNQYLGPFVAHEMNRCINCYRCVRFYNDYAGGTDLGVFGSNNNLYFGRHQEGVLESPFAGNLTEVCPTGVFTDQTHSDRYVRKWDMQFAPSVCHQCAVGCNISPGERYGEIRRIENRYHGDLNRYFLCDRGRFGYGYVNRTDRPRQPEWRREGRSERRSDDHGERAEEIVILEVDPALHRGADLLRNAKRVIGIGSPRASLESNHQLIKLVGRDNFSSGVAAAEQACLERMAELESSCGLPIPTVREVEAHDAVLVLGEDLMHSAARLALSLRQAVLARRDALAEERGIPIWNAEAVKILAQDNRHPLFIAYPSATELDEISAGSWQLAPADIARLGFAIAHIIDGNAPAVPGLDAALAAAAQTVAKQLIAAERPLVISGGSLESTQVLDAAGSIARALSRRTKRAGLMLIRMEANSTGLTMLGGRPLEWALDEIVEGRADALVVLENDLYVRLPEARVEAALDTATALVVLDHQRTRTWQRARLGLAAASFTEADGTLVNLEGRAQRFYQVFDTSYMRPESRIHESWRWLHALRIGLIRGEDSTITLDQATEACAQDYPALADIVASSLSADYRVKGVKLARSPHRSSGRTSLRADIAVSEPRTPQDPDTPFTFSMEGYSGFDRPRKEVPFAWAPGWNSHQAWNKFTDEVGGHLRGGDPGVRLVAPRPGAYRYASDIPAAFEPQQDRWQLLVLPRLFGGEEMSSRSAPIEERAELPTIGLSSADAARRGFEQGASLTLETETACLTLPLRCDQRLPSGIVSLPAGISSEFSSGDWARLEASGPDYKEARE is encoded by the coding sequence ATGGCGACGATTCACGTGGACGGCAAAGCCTACGAAGTAGACGGCGCGGATAATCTGCTGCACGCCTGCCTGTCTTTGGGGCTGGACATTCCGTATTTCTGCTGGCACCCGGCCATGGACAGCATTGGTGCCTGTCGTCAGTGCGCGGTCAAGCAGTACAAGGACAAGGACGACACCCAGGGCAAACTGGTGATGTCGTGCATGACGCCTTCTACAGACAATAGCTGGATCTCCATCGCCGACGAGGAAGCCAAGACATTCCGGTCGGAGGTGGTGGAGTGGTTGATGACCTATCACCCTCACGATTGTCCGGTCTGCGAAGAAGGCGGCCACTGTCATCTGCAAGACGTGACGGTGATGACCGGCCACAGCCGGCGCAGCTACAGTTTTCGCAAGCGCACCCACCGCAACCAGTACCTGGGGCCGTTTGTTGCCCATGAGATGAATCGCTGTATCAACTGCTATCGCTGCGTGCGCTTCTACAACGACTACGCCGGCGGCACAGATCTCGGCGTCTTCGGCTCGAACAACAACTTGTATTTCGGGCGCCATCAGGAAGGCGTTCTGGAGAGTCCGTTTGCCGGCAACCTGACCGAAGTCTGCCCCACCGGCGTGTTCACTGACCAGACCCACTCGGACCGCTACGTTCGCAAGTGGGATATGCAATTCGCGCCCAGCGTCTGCCATCAGTGCGCGGTGGGCTGCAATATCAGCCCGGGAGAACGCTACGGCGAGATTCGCCGCATCGAGAACCGCTATCACGGTGATCTCAATCGTTATTTCCTGTGCGATCGTGGACGTTTCGGCTACGGCTACGTCAATCGCACCGACCGGCCGCGCCAGCCAGAGTGGAGGAGAGAGGGGCGTAGTGAGCGCAGGAGTGATGATCATGGCGAGCGCGCCGAAGAGATAGTCATCCTGGAAGTGGACCCGGCTCTCCATCGCGGCGCTGATCTGCTGCGCAACGCCAAACGGGTGATTGGCATAGGTTCGCCACGGGCCAGCCTGGAAAGCAATCATCAGCTGATCAAGTTAGTCGGCCGGGACAACTTCTCTAGTGGTGTCGCCGCCGCTGAGCAGGCTTGTCTTGAGCGCATGGCGGAACTGGAGAGCTCTTGCGGCTTGCCGATTCCCACAGTGCGGGAGGTGGAGGCCCACGACGCAGTGTTGGTGCTTGGCGAGGACCTGATGCACAGCGCGGCACGTCTGGCATTGTCATTGCGCCAGGCAGTGCTGGCCCGGCGCGATGCTTTGGCGGAAGAACGTGGCATCCCAATCTGGAACGCCGAAGCGGTCAAGATCCTCGCCCAGGACAACCGACACCCACTGTTCATCGCCTACCCCAGCGCCACCGAACTCGACGAGATCAGTGCCGGTAGCTGGCAGTTAGCGCCTGCGGACATCGCCCGCTTGGGTTTCGCCATTGCCCATATTATCGACGGTAACGCACCTGCGGTGCCGGGGCTCGATGCGGCTCTGGCAGCGGCGGCGCAGACGGTGGCCAAACAGTTGATAGCGGCGGAGAGACCACTGGTAATCAGCGGTGGCTCATTGGAGTCCACCCAGGTACTCGATGCGGCGGGCAGCATTGCCCGGGCGCTGTCGCGGCGCACCAAACGCGCCGGCCTTATGCTCATTCGTATGGAAGCCAACAGTACAGGCCTTACCATGCTGGGCGGTCGTCCACTGGAGTGGGCCCTGGATGAAATCGTCGAAGGCCGGGCAGATGCCCTCGTGGTATTGGAAAACGACCTGTACGTCCGGCTGCCGGAAGCGCGGGTTGAGGCCGCATTAGATACGGCAACCGCGTTGGTCGTGCTTGATCACCAGCGCACCCGCACCTGGCAGCGCGCCAGGCTTGGCTTGGCCGCCGCCAGTTTCACCGAGGCGGACGGCACGCTGGTCAATCTGGAAGGCCGGGCCCAGCGGTTCTACCAGGTCTTCGATACGAGCTATATGCGGCCGGAGTCCCGCATTCACGAAAGCTGGCGCTGGCTACACGCCCTGCGTATTGGCCTCATTCGCGGCGAGGACAGCACCATTACTCTGGACCAGGCCACTGAGGCCTGTGCCCAGGATTATCCGGCACTGGCAGACATTGTTGCGAGCTCTCTGAGCGCGGATTATCGAGTGAAAGGCGTGAAGTTGGCCCGGTCCCCGCATCGCTCCAGTGGGCGAACGTCTCTGCGAGCCGACATTGCGGTAAGCGAACCGCGCACGCCCCAAGACCCGGATACGCCCTTCACCTTTTCCATGGAAGGTTACAGCGGTTTCGATCGGCCTCGTAAGGAAGTGCCGTTCGCCTGGGCGCCAGGCTGGAACTCGCACCAGGCGTGGAACAAGTTTACCGACGAAGTGGGCGGACATCTGCGTGGCGGCGATCCCGGAGTGCGCCTGGTTGCACCACGGCCCGGTGCGTATCGCTATGCCAGCGATATCCCCGCGGCCTTCGAACCGCAACAGGACCGTTGGCAGCTGCTGGTGTTGCCGCGACTGTTTGGCGGCGAGGAAATGTCCTCCCGCTCCGCGCCCATTGAAGAACGTGCGGAACTGCCGACCATTGGTTTATCCAGCGCAGATGCGGCACGGCGGGGGTTTGAGCAGGGCGCATCGCTGACACTGGAAACAGAGACCGCGTGTCTTACCCTGCCATTACGCTGCGATCAGCGTTTACCCAGCGGTATTGTCAGCTTGCCGGCAGGAATATCCAGCGAATTCAGCAGCGGCGATTGGGCCAGGCTTGAGGCTTCGGGCCCCGACTATAAGGAGGCGCGCGAATGA
- the nuoL gene encoding NADH-quinone oxidoreductase subunit L, which translates to MEIMTLLPSTTLLLPLTFLLPLAGTLILAFSRGTFSYRVSTIVGTGSVGLAALVTALLVLGFVNDAANASHPQIVTLWTWIVVGEFQPTMGLALDGLSLTMLGIITGVGFLIHLFAAWYMRGDDGVTRFYTYMNLFVFSMVLLVLGDNLLLLFLGWEGVGMCSYLLIGYYYQNNANGWAGFKAFIITRIGDVFLAIGMFLLFAKLGTLNIAEILSLAPQMWRAGDPTVELVALLLLGGAVGKSAQLPLHTWLADAMAGPTPVSALIHAATMVTAGVYLIARMHGVFELAPTALYLTGLIGALTLLMAGFAALAQTDIKRVLAYSTMSQIGYMFLALGVGAFNAAVFHLMIHAFFKALLFLSAGAVIISCHHEQDIRRLGGLWRKLPLAYMGFIVGGAALVALPLVTAGFYSKDEILWQELAAGRQGLLIAGLFGAFLTSLYTVRLIIGIFHGEMKSDGARQAKAGRGLAHGLPLVILALLSTLLGAWITPPLSGVLPAGPAEGMEAGHTALVLVASATALIGLGLGSWLFIFKRDWLAHITRQGIGAGLWTLWHLAWGFDIIFDWLLVRPYRGLVRLLKGDLFDAFFRLIAQALRVVHLGLSRTQTGKLRGYAATMVVGATLILLSLALVY; encoded by the coding sequence ATGGAAATAATGACATTACTGCCCTCGACCACGCTGCTGCTGCCGCTGACGTTTCTGCTGCCTCTTGCAGGAACGTTGATTCTGGCCTTTTCCCGGGGCACATTTAGCTACCGTGTCAGTACCATTGTGGGAACCGGCAGCGTGGGACTGGCTGCGCTGGTCACTGCACTGTTGGTACTGGGTTTTGTCAACGACGCGGCTAATGCCAGCCATCCTCAAATTGTTACCTTGTGGACCTGGATTGTCGTGGGGGAGTTTCAGCCCACCATGGGTCTTGCCCTGGACGGGTTGTCGCTGACCATGCTCGGCATTATTACCGGCGTAGGCTTTCTGATTCATCTGTTTGCTGCCTGGTACATGCGCGGCGATGACGGTGTTACGCGCTTTTATACCTATATGAACCTGTTCGTGTTCAGCATGGTGCTGCTGGTACTGGGTGATAATCTGCTGCTGCTGTTTCTGGGCTGGGAAGGGGTCGGCATGTGCAGCTACCTGCTGATCGGCTACTACTACCAGAATAACGCCAACGGCTGGGCAGGGTTCAAAGCCTTCATCATTACCCGCATCGGCGATGTGTTCCTGGCCATCGGTATGTTTTTGCTGTTTGCTAAACTCGGCACCCTAAACATTGCCGAGATCCTTTCTCTCGCACCGCAGATGTGGCGCGCGGGGGATCCAACCGTAGAGTTGGTGGCATTGCTACTGCTGGGCGGAGCAGTGGGCAAGTCTGCCCAACTACCGCTGCACACCTGGCTTGCCGACGCCATGGCAGGCCCCACGCCGGTGTCGGCTTTAATTCACGCCGCGACCATGGTCACCGCCGGGGTTTATTTGATCGCGCGCATGCACGGGGTGTTTGAGTTGGCGCCCACTGCGCTCTATCTGACTGGCCTGATTGGCGCCCTGACGCTGCTGATGGCTGGTTTCGCTGCCTTGGCCCAGACCGACATCAAACGGGTGCTGGCCTATTCCACCATGAGTCAGATCGGCTACATGTTTCTGGCGCTGGGGGTTGGCGCCTTCAACGCGGCGGTGTTTCACTTGATGATCCATGCCTTCTTTAAGGCACTGCTGTTCCTGTCTGCCGGCGCGGTGATCATCAGTTGTCATCACGAACAGGACATAAGACGCCTGGGCGGGTTGTGGCGCAAGCTGCCGCTGGCTTACATGGGCTTTATCGTTGGCGGTGCGGCCCTGGTGGCCTTGCCACTGGTTACTGCGGGGTTCTACAGCAAGGATGAGATTCTCTGGCAGGAGCTGGCGGCAGGCCGCCAAGGGTTGCTGATTGCCGGTCTGTTTGGCGCTTTCCTGACCTCGTTGTACACCGTGCGGCTGATCATTGGTATTTTCCATGGTGAGATGAAAAGTGATGGCGCCCGCCAGGCTAAAGCGGGGCGGGGCCTTGCCCACGGCTTACCACTGGTGATCCTGGCGCTGCTCTCAACGCTGTTGGGCGCCTGGATTACGCCGCCCCTGAGTGGGGTGCTGCCGGCTGGCCCCGCTGAGGGCATGGAAGCGGGGCATACCGCGCTTGTGCTGGTCGCTTCGGCCACGGCGTTGATTGGTCTTGGCCTGGGATCTTGGCTGTTTATCTTCAAACGCGACTGGCTTGCACACATCACTCGCCAGGGAATCGGTGCCGGGCTTTGGACCTTGTGGCATCTAGCATGGGGCTTCGACATTATTTTCGACTGGCTGTTAGTAAGGCCCTATCGCGGCCTGGTGCGCCTGCTGAAAGGCGATCTGTTTGATGCCTTCTTCCGGCTGATTGCCCAGGCTTTGCGAGTTGTACATTTAGGGCTTTCCCGAACCCAGACAGGCAAATTACGCGGCTATGCTGCCACCATGGTGGTCGGGGCGACGCTGATTTTACTGAGCCTGGCGCTAGTGTACTAG
- the nuoN gene encoding NADH-quinone oxidoreductase subunit NuoN, whose amino-acid sequence MPVAVLIAYLPIILVAATAIAVMLGIAWRREHAVTVAASVLGLALALIAQVFAWRVIPVHTPLLDFDGLALLAGILILASTLVCAILAHGYLESFHGAREEFYVLLLCAAAGGLVLVASRHLASLFIGLELLSMPLYGMLAYAYHEPRSLEAGIKYLILSAAASAFLLFGMALLYAQTGELRIDVLMASLDSHTGVWGLAGVGLMLVGLGFKLSVVPFHLWTPDVYEGGPGPAATFLATASKVAVFALLLRLMLSTPVAQGDWLRAVFTGLALASMLIGNLLALTQSNLKRILGYSSIAHFGYLLIVLVVADGLAAETGGVYLITYVLSTLAAFGVVILISSTISGEDAAALHHYRGLFWRRPYLTAVLTVAMLSLAGIPATVGFIGKFYLIALGVEAQRWWLVGGIILGSAIGLYYYLRVTITLFMAEPGMHRRDASDDWGSRAGGLVVLAVAGLVILLGVYPAPMIELVRALDAITIR is encoded by the coding sequence ATGCCCGTTGCTGTTCTTATCGCCTATCTGCCAATAATTTTGGTCGCCGCAACGGCGATTGCGGTGATGCTTGGCATCGCGTGGCGTCGCGAGCACGCCGTAACGGTTGCCGCCAGCGTGCTGGGCCTGGCGCTGGCTTTGATCGCTCAGGTGTTTGCCTGGCGGGTGATTCCGGTACACACGCCACTGCTCGATTTTGATGGTCTGGCGCTATTAGCCGGGATCTTGATACTGGCGTCGACCCTGGTTTGCGCGATTCTGGCTCATGGTTATCTTGAGTCTTTTCACGGCGCCCGCGAAGAATTCTATGTTCTGCTGCTGTGCGCGGCAGCAGGAGGGCTGGTACTGGTGGCGAGTCGGCACCTGGCCAGCCTGTTCATCGGCCTGGAGCTGTTATCAATGCCGCTCTACGGAATGCTGGCCTACGCTTACCATGAGCCGCGTTCCCTTGAAGCCGGTATTAAATACCTGATTCTTTCTGCCGCCGCCAGCGCATTTTTGCTGTTCGGTATGGCGCTGCTCTATGCACAAACCGGTGAGTTACGGATCGACGTTTTGATGGCCAGCCTTGATTCGCACACCGGTGTCTGGGGCCTGGCGGGCGTTGGCCTGATGCTCGTTGGGTTGGGCTTCAAGCTTTCGGTAGTGCCCTTTCATCTATGGACCCCGGACGTCTACGAGGGCGGGCCGGGGCCGGCGGCCACCTTTCTGGCCACTGCCAGCAAGGTGGCGGTATTCGCGCTGCTGCTGCGGCTGATGCTGTCGACGCCGGTTGCCCAGGGTGACTGGCTGCGAGCGGTGTTTACCGGGCTGGCACTTGCCAGCATGCTGATCGGCAACCTGCTGGCGCTGACTCAGTCTAACCTCAAACGCATTCTCGGCTATTCGTCGATTGCGCACTTCGGCTACCTGCTGATCGTGCTGGTGGTCGCAGACGGCTTGGCGGCGGAAACGGGAGGTGTCTACCTGATCACCTACGTGTTGAGCACTCTGGCGGCGTTTGGCGTGGTCATCCTGATATCGAGCACGATCAGCGGCGAAGATGCAGCAGCGCTGCACCACTATCGCGGCCTGTTCTGGCGGCGCCCTTATCTGACCGCCGTACTGACCGTGGCTATGCTGTCATTGGCGGGCATTCCGGCAACCGTCGGCTTCATCGGCAAGTTCTATCTCATCGCTCTGGGCGTGGAGGCTCAACGCTGGTGGCTGGTAGGTGGCATCATACTTGGCAGTGCCATCGGGCTTTACTACTACCTGAGGGTCACCATCACGTTGTTTATGGCCGAACCGGGAATGCACCGTCGCGATGCATCCGATGACTGGGGCTCGC
- the nuoI gene encoding NADH-quinone oxidoreductase subunit NuoI, with amino-acid sequence MYKGLLKGTWSQLRTLGMVFMHGFRKRETVSYPEEEVYLSPRYRGRIVLTRDPDGEERCVACNLCAVACPVACISLEKGEREDGRWYPEFFRINFSRCIFCGMCEEACPTSAIQLTPDFEMGEYNRQELVYEKEDLLISGPGKDHNYNFYKVAGMAIAGKDKGKGVAEYEPIKVTTLLP; translated from the coding sequence ATGTACAAGGGACTTTTAAAAGGTACCTGGTCGCAATTGCGCACCCTGGGCATGGTTTTCATGCACGGCTTTCGCAAGCGCGAAACCGTCAGCTATCCCGAAGAAGAGGTCTATCTGTCGCCGCGCTACCGCGGGCGCATTGTGCTGACCCGGGATCCGGACGGTGAGGAGCGCTGCGTGGCTTGCAATCTGTGCGCCGTAGCCTGTCCAGTGGCTTGTATCTCGTTGGAGAAGGGCGAAAGGGAAGATGGGCGCTGGTACCCCGAATTCTTTCGCATTAACTTTTCACGCTGCATTTTTTGCGGCATGTGTGAAGAAGCCTGCCCGACCTCGGCGATCCAGCTAACGCCAGACTTCGAGATGGGTGAATACAACCGCCAAGAGCTGGTATATGAAAAGGAAGATCTGTTGATTAGCGGCCCTGGCAAGGACCACAACTATAATTTCTACAAGGTAGCGGGCATGGCCATCGCCGGCAAAGACAAGGGTAAGGGCGTGGCGGAATACGAGCCGATCAAGGTCACCACGCTGCTTCCCTGA
- the nuoK gene encoding NADH-quinone oxidoreductase subunit NuoK, translating into MSGVPMEHGLVLAAILFALGLAGLMFRRNMIFILMSLEIMLNAAGLAFIVAGAAWQQPEGQVMFLLVITLAAAEASVGLALLIQLHQRFKSLDIDAVSRMRG; encoded by the coding sequence ATGAGCGGCGTACCCATGGAACATGGTCTGGTGTTGGCGGCCATCCTGTTCGCGCTGGGGCTGGCGGGCCTGATGTTCAGGCGCAATATGATCTTTATACTCATGAGCCTTGAGATCATGCTTAACGCTGCGGGGCTTGCCTTTATCGTCGCCGGCGCGGCCTGGCAGCAGCCGGAAGGCCAAGTCATGTTTCTGCTGGTGATCACGCTCGCGGCTGCAGAAGCCAGCGTCGGTCTGGCGCTGCTGATTCAGCTGCACCAGCGCTTCAAGTCCCTGGATATCGATGCGGTCAGCAGGATGCGCGGATAA
- the nuoM gene encoding NADH-quinone oxidoreductase subunit M, with protein sequence MILVWLIVIPFVGGLLCWQIERLGDKPTRWIALVTMLVELLISLWLWAQYDFHLPALDGSTTQWALEFRVVWIERFGIDFHLAMDGLSLVLIALTSFLGALAVLCSWNEIVRRIGFFHLNLLWILTGVVGVFLAIDLFLFFFFWELMLVPMYFLIALWGHSGSKGKTRIGAAIKFFIYTQASGLLMLVSILGLVFAHHANTGEYSFSYQVLLETKLSPTLSMWLMLGFFIAFAVKLPVVPLHGWLPDAHAQAPTAGSVDLAGILLKTAAYGMMRFALPLFPEASQAFAPIAMGLGLLGIYYGAVLACGQQNVKRFIAYTSIAHMGFVLIGIYSGSLLALQGVIVLMLAHAFSAAGLFVLSGQLYERLHTREMDKMGGLWGRLGSLPGFWLFFIAASLGIPLTANFVGEFMVLFGTFPTAPWVVVIASFGLVLAAIYSLILMQRVHYGPPRSDTPLKGLDAREFAMMLSIVVLLIWLGIYPQPLLDTTEAAMGEVQRVFEISGAPERGVDAGPGAAITLMPEAR encoded by the coding sequence ATGATACTGGTGTGGTTAATTGTGATCCCATTCGTCGGGGGACTCCTGTGCTGGCAGATAGAGCGATTAGGTGATAAGCCGACGCGCTGGATCGCGCTTGTCACCATGCTGGTCGAGCTGTTGATTTCGCTTTGGTTATGGGCACAGTACGATTTCCATCTGCCGGCGCTGGATGGCTCGACTACCCAGTGGGCTCTGGAATTCCGGGTGGTCTGGATTGAACGTTTTGGCATTGATTTTCACCTTGCCATGGATGGTCTGTCGTTGGTGCTGATCGCCTTGACCAGCTTTCTCGGCGCGCTGGCGGTGTTGTGTTCGTGGAACGAGATTGTGCGCCGGATCGGGTTTTTCCATCTCAACCTGCTGTGGATTCTCACCGGCGTTGTCGGGGTGTTTCTGGCTATCGATCTGTTCCTGTTCTTCTTCTTCTGGGAGCTGATGCTGGTGCCGATGTACTTTTTGATTGCTCTGTGGGGCCATAGTGGCTCGAAGGGCAAAACTCGCATCGGCGCGGCCATCAAGTTCTTTATCTATACCCAGGCCAGTGGGCTTTTGATGCTGGTCTCGATCCTGGGACTGGTGTTCGCTCATCATGCCAACACAGGTGAGTATTCTTTCAGCTATCAGGTGCTGCTGGAGACCAAGCTTTCGCCCACACTTTCCATGTGGTTGATGTTGGGCTTTTTTATCGCCTTTGCGGTCAAGCTGCCCGTGGTGCCACTGCACGGTTGGCTGCCGGACGCCCATGCTCAGGCACCTACCGCCGGCAGCGTGGATCTGGCGGGAATACTTCTCAAGACCGCCGCCTACGGCATGATGCGCTTCGCCTTGCCGCTGTTTCCAGAAGCATCCCAGGCATTCGCGCCCATCGCCATGGGGCTTGGCCTGCTCGGCATATACTACGGTGCGGTGCTGGCCTGTGGGCAACAGAACGTTAAGCGCTTCATCGCCTATACCAGTATCGCCCACATGGGGTTCGTACTGATTGGCATCTATTCCGGCTCTCTATTGGCTTTACAGGGTGTGATAGTACTGATGCTGGCTCACGCCTTTTCCGCAGCGGGGCTCTTTGTTCTCAGCGGACAGCTATACGAGCGCCTGCATACTCGTGAAATGGATAAGATGGGCGGTCTGTGGGGGCGGCTGGGGAGCCTGCCTGGGTTCTGGCTGTTCTTTATTGCCGCTTCGCTAGGTATACCGCTCACCGCCAATTTCGTCGGCGAATTTATGGTGCTGTTCGGTACCTTTCCCACGGCACCCTGGGTGGTTGTGATCGCAAGCTTTGGCCTGGTGCTGGCCGCAATCTATTCGCTGATCCTGATGCAGCGCGTGCACTATGGCCCGCCTCGCAGCGACACGCCATTGAAGGGGCTTGATGCCCGCGAATTTGCCATGATGCTGAGCATTGTCGTGCTGCTGATATGGCTTGGCATCTACCCCCAGCCGCTGCTCGATACCACCGAAGCCGCCATGGGCGAGGTGCAGCGGGTGTTCGAGATCTCGGGCGCCCCTGAGCGGGGCGTCGATGCCGGGCCGGGTGCGGCCATTACGCTAATGCCGGAGGCCCGCTGA
- the nuoH gene encoding NADH-quinone oxidoreductase subunit NuoH — MSWITLGDWRPEWLTPTVMDIAVAMIQAVVILLVAVLVGAILTVVERRLLGWWQDRYGPNRVGPFGSLQVVADMIKIFFKEDWIPPFADRTLFVLAPAIAMASLLLSFMIIPITPGWGVADWNIGLLFFLAMGGINVYSVLLGGWASANKYALIGAMRSSAQTISYEVFMGLSLMGVVAMAGTFNLREIVNAQQEMWYIIPQFLGFCNFLIAGFAVVHRHPFDQPEAEQELADGYHVEYSSMKFGMFFIGEYVGMLLISALVVTLFFGGWHGPLLSPIVWFVLKTSVFLMLFILVRAALPRPRYDRVMTFGWIVCLPLTLINLLVTGAVILLVAPG; from the coding sequence ATGAGCTGGATAACCCTTGGCGACTGGCGACCCGAATGGTTGACCCCGACGGTGATGGATATCGCCGTGGCCATGATCCAGGCAGTGGTCATTCTGCTGGTAGCGGTGCTGGTGGGGGCAATCCTCACGGTGGTAGAGCGTCGCCTGCTGGGCTGGTGGCAAGACCGTTACGGCCCCAACCGGGTCGGCCCCTTCGGCTCCCTGCAAGTGGTCGCCGATATGATCAAGATCTTTTTCAAGGAAGACTGGATACCGCCCTTCGCCGACCGGACACTCTTCGTGCTGGCCCCGGCGATTGCTATGGCATCGCTGCTGCTGTCGTTCATGATTATCCCCATCACGCCGGGCTGGGGCGTGGCGGACTGGAATATCGGTCTGCTGTTCTTCCTGGCCATGGGCGGCATCAATGTCTATTCCGTACTGCTGGGAGGCTGGGCCAGCGCCAACAAGTATGCGTTGATCGGCGCCATGCGCTCTTCGGCTCAGACCATCTCCTATGAGGTCTTCATGGGCCTGTCACTGATGGGCGTTGTTGCCATGGCCGGCACCTTTAACTTGCGCGAGATCGTCAATGCGCAGCAGGAAATGTGGTACATCATTCCCCAGTTTCTGGGCTTCTGTAACTTTCTTATCGCCGGCTTCGCGGTAGTGCACCGTCACCCCTTCGATCAGCCCGAAGCGGAGCAGGAGTTGGCAGACGGCTATCACGTTGAATACTCCTCTATGAAATTCGGCATGTTCTTTATCGGCGAATATGTCGGCATGCTGTTAATTTCGGCGCTCGTGGTGACGCTGTTCTTCGGTGGTTGGCACGGGCCGTTGCTGTCACCCATTGTCTGGTTTGTACTCAAGACCAGTGTCTTTTTGATGCTGTTCATTCTGGTGCGAGCTGCGCTGCCCCGCCCGCGTTACGACCGGGTGATGACCTTTGGCTGGATTGTCTGTCTGCCGCTGACGCTGATCAACCTTCTGGTAACCGGCGCGGTGATACTGCTTGTTGCGCCAGGCTAG